The Chloracidobacterium sp. genome contains the following window.
GTAAATGATTATGCAAACGCAAGATGCAATGAATGCGGAGATGGCGGCCAAACCGAAGTTGAATTATCTAACTAACGGCACGTCACTCAAGTCGTGGCTTTTGACCAAAGATCATAAGCGCATCGCCATTATGTATTTGATCTCGGTGTCGGTGTTCTTCTTTATGGGAGGACTCTATGCCGCCGCGATCCGACTCGAACTTCTGACGCCGGCCAGTGACCTGCTCGAATCAGGCACCTATAACAAGGTGTTTACTCAGCACGGGATCCTGATGGTCTTCTTCTTTTTGATCCCGGCTATCCCTGCCATCCTCGGTAATTTTTTATTACCGCTGATGATCGGTGCAAAGGATCTGGCACTGCCGCGTATCAATCTGTTGAGCCTCTATATTTACTGGGTCGGCGGAATATTTACTTTGTATGGCCTGATGCAGGGCGGCGTCGATACGGGCTGGACGTTTTACACCCCGTACAGCACGACCTTTTCAAACACTTATGTGATGGCGGTCGGACTCGGTATCTTTATCAACGGATTCTCTTCGATCCTGACCGGGCTTAATTTTATCGTTACGATCCATACGATGCGTGCGCCGGGGATGACCTGGTTTCGCCTGCCGCTATTCGTCTGGGCGCACTATGCGACCAGCCTCGTAATGATCCTCGGCACACCGGTGGTTGCAATTACCATCCTGATGCTCGCACTCGAACGCGTTGGCCACGTCGGCATATTCGATCCGTCGATCGGCGGCGACCCGATTCTTTTCCAGCATCTGTTCTGGTTCTATTCGCATCCGGCCGTCTATATTATGATCTTGCCGGGAATGGGCGTGATCAGCGAATTGATCTCGAGCTTCTCGCGAAAGAAGATCTTTGGATATGAGTTCATCGCGTTCTCAAGCATCGCGATCGCTGTTTTCGGCTTTTTGGTATGGGGCCACCATATGTTCGTTAGCGGACAGTCGGTCTATGCCAGCCTTGTTTTCTCATTCCTGACTATGGTCGTTGCGGTACCGTCTGCGATCAAGATGTTTAACTGGACGGCGACGCTGTTCAAGGGGTCGATCACGTTCGACACGCCGATGCTTTATGCGATCGGTTTTATGGGACTGTTCCTTATCGGCGGCCTGACGGGGCTTTTCCTCGGGTCGGTCGGCCTGACGGTTCACCTGACGGATACTTACTTTGTCGTGGCCCACTTCCACTATGTGATGGTCGGCGGGCAGGTCATCGCATATCTTGGCGGGATTCATTATTGGTGGCCGAAGATAACCGGACGAATGTACTCGGAGTTTTGGGGCAAGATATCGGCTATGCTGGTGTTTGTCGGGTTTAACCTAACGTTTTTCCCACAGTTCATCCTCGGTTATATGGGAATGCCTCGGCGTTATGCGTCGTATCCGGAGGAATTTCAGGTTCTGAATATCTTCTCCACAGCTGGAGCCTCGGTGCTTGCTATCGGATTAAGTATGCCGGTGTTGTATCTTTGCCATTCGCTGCTTTATGGCAAAAAGGCGGCCGACAATCCGTGGATGCTGCCCGGACTCGAATGGCGTACAAGTTCGCCGCCACCGACGGAAAACTTTGAAACGATGCCCGTTGTCACTTGGGAAGCGTACGAATACGGCGAGGAAAGCGGCCTCGATCTTGAAGAAGCGAGGCGGAGCGAAGCACCCGCCACATTGGCATAGAATTGAACACGACGGTCCGGGCGGCGAAACGTTTATCGTCGTCGGAGACCGATCAAACTATCTTGTTTGAATTCTCAATAGATAAATAATGTCGACACACGCAGATACACACGAACATCATCACGCTCCGGGTCTTCAACATCAGTTCGAAGACATGAAGCAGCAGGAAGAGTCCGTCTCGATCGGGATGTGGCTGTTCCTCGCCCAGGAGATCATGTTCTTTGGCGGGCTGTTTACGGCCTATTTGGTATTCCGTTCGCGGTACCCGATGGCATTTGCCGCGGGCAGTAACCACCTCGACGCATTTCTCGGCGGACTAAACACGCTCGTGCTTATCGTCAGTTCGCTGACAATGGCCCTAACCGTGTATTACGCGCAGAAAGGCAACCGGAATATGCAGGTCATTCTGATCGTGCTGACTATGCTCTTTGGCACGATGTTTCTGGGCGTTAAGGCCGTTGAATA
Protein-coding sequences here:
- a CDS encoding cbb3-type cytochrome c oxidase subunit I → MNAEMAAKPKLNYLTNGTSLKSWLLTKDHKRIAIMYLISVSVFFFMGGLYAAAIRLELLTPASDLLESGTYNKVFTQHGILMVFFFLIPAIPAILGNFLLPLMIGAKDLALPRINLLSLYIYWVGGIFTLYGLMQGGVDTGWTFYTPYSTTFSNTYVMAVGLGIFINGFSSILTGLNFIVTIHTMRAPGMTWFRLPLFVWAHYATSLVMILGTPVVAITILMLALERVGHVGIFDPSIGGDPILFQHLFWFYSHPAVYIMILPGMGVISELISSFSRKKIFGYEFIAFSSIAIAVFGFLVWGHHMFVSGQSVYASLVFSFLTMVVAVPSAIKMFNWTATLFKGSITFDTPMLYAIGFMGLFLIGGLTGLFLGSVGLTVHLTDTYFVVAHFHYVMVGGQVIAYLGGIHYWWPKITGRMYSEFWGKISAMLVFVGFNLTFFPQFILGYMGMPRRYASYPEEFQVLNIFSTAGASVLAIGLSMPVLYLCHSLLYGKKAADNPWMLPGLEWRTSSPPPTENFETMPVVTWEAYEYGEESGLDLEEARRSEAPATLA